The Saprospiraceae bacterium genomic interval CTTTGAAAGCTACAAGCTCATCTCCAGGCAATATGCCTGCATCAAAAGCCGGAGAACCTGGTATTACCTGAGAAACGTAATAACGCTGCAAATCACGCCCACCACTGATCACGAGCATTCCTGACCGGTCGTACCTGATTTCTTTTGCAAATCGCTTTGTCGGCTTCAAAAAAAGTTTACCTCTCATATAGTCCAGGTAAATATCAAATTTTTCCAATAATACATTACCAAGAACTCCCTGTTTATTTTGTTTTTCAGATTTGGATAACTCCGTATCTACAACAAGAAAATGTGAAACTACATTTGAAAGTAAAAAAGTATCCAAATGGATCGCAGATATTTTGCCTACAAATCCAGTAAGAAGTCCACCTAAGCCACTACCCAGATAACCAGGAATCATTTTATCTGCATAAGACATCGTTGAGGTTGAATCATTGTACATCAATACAGACAAACTCGCCCCGGTATCCAGCAATAAATTTAATTTTTGAAATTGTTTCCCTTTTCTTAGAAATTGGACTTCCAAATATGGTTTATTTTTATAAATTTGGATATCCACTTCTGTAAAGCCTTTGGGCACCACAGTGGAAAGGGGATGCAAAACAATCCATTTTTTTGTATAATCAATTTGAATAACAAATTGACTAAACAATGAAGCACTTAAAATTCCATGAACAGCCTCTCCAATGACCTGCGAAATATTAGTGGATTGGTCATTTAAAACTATCAATGAAGAAGTACATTTGTATTTAGAACCAAAGTTAAGCATCCGGGGTGGAGTCAGCTTTGCCGGGATCTCTGTCTGAAGATCTGACCCTATAACTTTTAATTCTCGTTGATAAGGATTTTCGAAAATATCAGTCCACAAACTTTCAAACAAAATGGTATGCTCCGCGCCCGTGTCGAAAATTAATTTTAAAGGGATTAATTCTTCCAGCTGAACATCAATGATGATAAATGATTGGACGTATCTGAAAGGGATTCTAATAGCCTGATCGCCCGATGACCCTGTGACCAGATTGGTCATGCAAAGTATTACGATACATAAACAGCGGATGGTGAATTGGGTCCCAGCTCGATATTTATTTAAGGTATTGATCATAATAATACTTGAAATGACCATTAACTGCACAATATACGGATTATCAGAATAAATTCATGAGCACATAAGCTTGTCAAATCCTTCTTGGCAGAAAGTTCAAATTAGAAAATCGAATTAAAATTTA includes:
- a CDS encoding PDZ domain-containing protein gives rise to the protein MTNLVTGSSGDQAIRIPFRYVQSFIIIDVQLEELIPLKLIFDTGAEHTILFESLWTDIFENPYQRELKVIGSDLQTEIPAKLTPPRMLNFGSKYKCTSSLIVLNDQSTNISQVIGEAVHGILSASLFSQFVIQIDYTKKWIVLHPLSTVVPKGFTEVDIQIYKNKPYLEVQFLRKGKQFQKLNLLLDTGASLSVLMYNDSTSTMSYADKMIPGYLGSGLGGLLTGFVGKISAIHLDTFLLSNVVSHFLVVDTELSKSEKQNKQGVLGNVLLEKFDIYLDYMRGKLFLKPTKRFAKEIRYDRSGMLVISGGRDLQRYYVSQVIPGSPAFDAGILPGDELVAFKGWPRSLISLDKILSDLQGDVGSRIKVKVKRDGKKMKFVFYLRNLI